A window from Ruminiclostridium josui JCM 17888 encodes these proteins:
- a CDS encoding replicative helicase loader/inhibitor yields the protein MTMQETAAIMTILETAYPRFYANKTAKEKQEALNLWATLFADDNAKIVTEAVKSVICTLEFPPTLADIKKKIAQLTQPQTLSEMEAWELVLKSIKCANYRTGPNEKSKAQEMFENLPEICQQLVGSPNQLREWANIDIDVLSTVVQSNFIKSYRIKAQQIKEYSMLPESTKKLISDLSKKMLAEGGESNAND from the coding sequence ATGACAATGCAGGAAACAGCAGCTATTATGACGATTCTTGAGACCGCATACCCCAGATTTTATGCAAATAAGACCGCAAAAGAAAAACAGGAAGCACTGAATCTCTGGGCGACATTATTTGCTGATGATAATGCAAAAATCGTAACAGAAGCTGTAAAATCAGTTATTTGCACTCTTGAATTTCCTCCAACATTAGCTGATATCAAGAAGAAAATTGCTCAGTTAACTCAACCACAGACTCTTTCTGAAATGGAAGCGTGGGAATTGGTATTAAAATCAATTAAGTGTGCAAATTATCGTACTGGTCCAAATGAAAAGTCAAAAGCGCAAGAGATGTTTGAAAACCTCCCTGAAATATGTCAACAACTCGTTGGCAGTCCTAATCAGCTCCGAGAGTGGGCAAATATAGACATTGATGTCCTTAGTACTGTTGTACAGTCGAATTTTATAAAGAGTTACAGAATAAAAGCGCAGCAAATAAAAGAATACTCAATGTTGCCGGAATCTACAAAAAAACTGATTTCTGACCTTAGTAAAAAAATGCTAGCAGAAGGTGGCGAGTCAAATGCCAATGATTGA
- a CDS encoding DNA methyltransferase, which yields MSYMEFLKRKMDIAPETGFDIDISEINPALKPHQKTAVIWAIKGGRRAVFKAFGLGKTIVNLEICRIILKHKGGKALIVLPLGVKQEFIRDAVHILGMAPPQYVRNMEEIHTATADILLTNYERVRDGDIDPTYFTVCTLDEAAVLRSYGSDTYQTFMVKFKGVKYKFVFTATPSPNKFKELIHYAAFLEIMDSGQALTRFFQRDSTKANNLTLYPHREDEFWFWCSSWALWITTPSDLGPEYSDEGYDLPPLEVRYHEIPVERELFVTDRDGQIRMQDDEVVSLLDAMKEKRRSINERVTKMVEIINESPDDHFVLWHDLEDERKAIKKALPEVVDIYGNQDLELREQRVIDFSEGRIKYFATKKELSGSGCNFQRHCHRAIFLGIDYEFNDFIQAVHRIYRFLQTEKVIIDIIYTSREKRILQVLLKKWEQHKYLTKKMTDIIKKYGLSSTSMMDKMTRTMGVKRVEVKGKNFTAVNNDCVLEFQNLPDNYFDLLHTSIPFGNHYEYSASYNDFGFNPDTEVFMEQMDFLTPNLLRTLKPGRVFACHVKDRVLFGNTTGTGMPTMEPFHALCIQHYMKHGFQYFGMITVVTDVVRENNQTYRLGWSEQCKDGTKMGVGCPEYILLFRKLPSDTSNAYADVPVSKSKEEYTRAQWQIDAHGFWRSSGDRLLAKKELENIPVNKLQAAYLKFSRNTVYNYQEHVELAKKLDENGKLPASFMVVAPGSWSDQVWDDILRMKTLNAKQTQKRLQNHVCPLQLDIVERIINRYSNPGELVGDPFGGLGTVGYQALKMGRKGWICELNPDYFRDSLGYLKSVDEDIKVPTLFDFFGEETEGLE from the coding sequence ATGTCATATATGGAATTTCTTAAGAGAAAAATGGACATTGCTCCTGAGACTGGGTTTGATATTGATATTTCTGAGATAAATCCAGCGTTAAAGCCACATCAAAAAACTGCAGTTATTTGGGCCATTAAAGGCGGTAGACGAGCAGTATTCAAAGCCTTTGGACTTGGTAAGACAATAGTCAATCTGGAAATATGCAGGATTATTCTTAAACACAAGGGCGGCAAGGCACTCATTGTTTTGCCGCTGGGAGTAAAGCAAGAATTCATTAGAGATGCAGTTCATATTCTTGGTATGGCACCTCCGCAATATGTAAGAAACATGGAGGAAATACATACAGCAACCGCAGATATTCTCCTTACCAATTATGAACGTGTCAGGGATGGTGATATAGACCCGACATACTTCACTGTTTGCACTCTTGATGAAGCAGCAGTGCTTCGAAGCTATGGAAGTGACACTTATCAAACCTTCATGGTCAAGTTCAAAGGCGTAAAGTACAAGTTCGTTTTTACTGCCACCCCATCACCTAATAAATTTAAAGAGTTGATTCATTATGCTGCTTTCCTTGAAATTATGGATTCTGGACAGGCCCTTACAAGATTCTTTCAAAGAGACTCAACCAAGGCAAACAACCTTACACTATATCCTCATCGTGAAGACGAATTTTGGTTTTGGTGTTCAAGTTGGGCTTTATGGATAACAACACCGAGCGACCTTGGCCCCGAATATTCTGACGAAGGATACGATTTGCCACCGTTGGAAGTCAGATATCACGAGATACCGGTTGAGAGAGAATTGTTCGTAACAGACCGAGACGGCCAGATAAGAATGCAAGATGACGAGGTTGTTTCACTGCTAGATGCGATGAAGGAAAAACGCCGTAGTATCAATGAAAGAGTTACTAAGATGGTTGAAATAATCAATGAAAGTCCAGATGACCATTTTGTTTTATGGCATGACTTGGAAGATGAAAGAAAAGCCATTAAAAAGGCACTACCAGAAGTTGTTGATATATACGGCAACCAAGACCTTGAACTCCGGGAACAACGGGTAATTGACTTTTCTGAAGGTAGAATAAAATATTTTGCAACAAAAAAGGAACTGTCAGGTTCAGGTTGTAACTTCCAGCGCCATTGTCACAGAGCCATATTCTTAGGAATCGATTATGAATTTAACGACTTCATTCAAGCTGTTCACAGAATTTATCGCTTCTTACAAACCGAGAAGGTCATTATCGACATAATCTATACCAGCCGAGAGAAACGGATCTTGCAGGTACTTCTTAAAAAGTGGGAGCAGCACAAGTATTTAACCAAGAAAATGACAGATATAATCAAAAAATATGGGTTATCAAGCACATCAATGATGGATAAAATGACCCGTACAATGGGGGTTAAGAGAGTGGAAGTTAAAGGCAAGAATTTCACAGCAGTAAATAATGATTGTGTGTTAGAGTTTCAAAACCTTCCTGATAATTATTTCGATTTATTGCATACATCAATACCTTTCGGCAATCACTATGAATATTCAGCAAGTTACAATGATTTCGGGTTCAATCCAGATACTGAAGTTTTCATGGAACAGATGGACTTCCTGACACCGAATCTTCTTAGAACTTTAAAACCCGGCCGTGTATTTGCCTGCCATGTTAAAGACAGAGTGTTATTTGGAAATACAACCGGCACAGGAATGCCGACAATGGAGCCGTTCCACGCCTTATGCATACAGCACTACATGAAACATGGCTTTCAGTACTTCGGAATGATAACGGTCGTAACTGATGTTGTCAGAGAAAACAACCAGACTTACCGGCTTGGATGGTCTGAGCAGTGTAAAGATGGAACTAAAATGGGTGTTGGGTGTCCTGAATACATTCTCTTATTCCGTAAGTTACCCAGCGACACAAGTAATGCATATGCAGATGTTCCAGTTTCCAAGTCAAAAGAAGAATATACCCGGGCACAGTGGCAGATTGATGCTCATGGCTTTTGGAGAAGTTCAGGCGATAGATTGTTAGCCAAAAAGGAACTTGAAAATATTCCCGTTAACAAACTTCAAGCAGCGTACCTGAAATTCTCAAGAAACACAGTTTACAACTATCAGGAACATGTTGAACTGGCAAAGAAGCTAGACGAGAATGGAAAGCTTCCAGCGTCATTCATGGTTGTTGCCCCGGGTTCATGGTCTGACCAAGTCTGGGACGATATTCTCAGAATGAAAACTCTAAATGCTAAGCAGACACAGAAACGGTTGCAAAACCATGTTTGCCCTTTGCAACTAGATATAGTAGAAAGAATCATTAATCGTTACAGTAACCCAGGTGAATTGGTTGGAGATCCATTCGGAGGACTTGGCACAGTAGGCTATCAGGCATTAAAAATGGGACGAAAAGGTTGGATATGTGAGCTAAACCCTGATTACTTCCGGGATAGTCTTGGGTACCTAAAATCCGTTGATGAAGATATAAAAGTTCCGACATTGTTTGATTTCTTTGGAGAAGAAACGGAGGGGTTAGAGTGA
- a CDS encoding NUMOD4 domain-containing protein produces the protein MRCKSGKIPEYWVMVPGSVKYQVSNYGNFRRILKSGKTKHIKTYRKHDKWNAVKVDFQGKYGEYVVHAIVAVAFLEKPEPELVLWHKNGLRFDDYAGNLEWITRQELGRRTGGKNNNCIPVLKIDRKSGEIIDFYKSIREAARNNYISAESICEVIRGNQKTAAGFRWKRELLDDAI, from the coding sequence GTGAGATGTAAATCTGGTAAGATTCCTGAATATTGGGTAATGGTTCCGGGGTCAGTCAAATATCAAGTTAGTAACTATGGTAATTTTCGTAGAATTCTTAAAAGTGGTAAAACGAAACATATTAAAACATACCGGAAGCATGATAAATGGAATGCTGTCAAAGTAGATTTTCAAGGTAAATACGGCGAGTATGTTGTGCATGCAATCGTCGCAGTTGCTTTCTTGGAAAAGCCTGAACCAGAACTGGTTTTGTGGCATAAAAACGGGCTTAGATTTGATGATTACGCTGGAAATCTTGAATGGATTACAAGACAAGAGCTCGGGAGAAGAACCGGCGGTAAAAATAATAACTGCATTCCTGTTTTAAAAATTGACCGAAAATCCGGTGAGATTATAGATTTTTATAAAAGCATTCGTGAAGCTGCCAGAAACAACTATATTTCAGCAGAGTCTATATGTGAAGTAATCAGAGGAAATCAAAAGACAGCTGCAGGTTTTAGATGGAAAAGAGAATTGTTGGATGATGCTATATAA
- a CDS encoding phosphoadenosine phosphosulfate reductase family protein, with translation MMYISYKDLEKEQKRDLDYKINEAKKAIQKAYSVCKHRAAIAFSGGKDSLVLWHIIRTYFPEYAEKTVIIYGNTGVEYPECLKFARQLGKEWGKGCFYEACPLKTDCPSYKYKAQQQILQYLIDNQLVEQVLKEDGKLKSTAALETACPEHLRVKFEQENLIWPEGTRKSYWWCVDQYGWPLLGKSFSKLKAHRINIDCFLRFSKSESEDPKLLAYYEILRQVKISQACCDTLKKEPSERLQAELDVDVIFKGLMASESRSRQTNFISRGYLFESHRPHTDKYGHPFWHCNPISIWTDDDIWVYIRRYNLPYSSLYDMGWTDSEGKFHKIKRNGCMGCGTDLLYPNNHMAMLRRTHNKQWQVFMRKGMADEIRKLQVAKRNGLLSLFDVFETTEELLDTRPCIFDRIDKLVLKDTTWVEEETDFDPDIDEEG, from the coding sequence ATGATGTATATAAGTTATAAAGACCTTGAAAAAGAGCAAAAACGGGATTTAGATTACAAGATTAATGAAGCTAAAAAAGCTATACAAAAAGCATATTCTGTATGCAAACACAGGGCAGCAATAGCATTTAGCGGTGGGAAAGATTCTCTTGTTTTATGGCACATCATAAGAACATATTTCCCTGAATATGCAGAAAAGACAGTTATTATCTACGGTAATACTGGAGTTGAATATCCTGAATGTTTAAAATTTGCAAGACAATTAGGAAAAGAATGGGGCAAAGGTTGTTTTTATGAAGCTTGTCCATTGAAAACTGATTGTCCGAGTTATAAATACAAGGCACAGCAGCAAATTCTCCAGTATCTTATAGACAACCAACTTGTCGAACAGGTTCTGAAAGAAGATGGTAAGTTAAAAAGCACAGCGGCATTAGAAACTGCCTGCCCAGAACATCTAAGAGTAAAATTTGAGCAAGAAAATCTTATCTGGCCTGAAGGAACAAGAAAATCATATTGGTGGTGCGTTGACCAATACGGTTGGCCATTGTTAGGAAAATCGTTTTCTAAACTCAAAGCTCACCGAATCAATATTGATTGCTTCCTAAGATTTTCTAAAAGTGAATCTGAAGATCCAAAACTACTTGCTTACTATGAAATCCTTCGACAGGTTAAAATATCACAAGCCTGTTGTGACACATTGAAGAAGGAACCAAGCGAAAGACTTCAGGCTGAACTTGATGTTGATGTAATTTTCAAAGGACTTATGGCGTCGGAATCTCGGTCTCGGCAAACAAACTTTATATCCCGAGGATACTTATTTGAATCTCATAGGCCACACACAGATAAATATGGCCATCCATTCTGGCACTGTAACCCCATCAGTATTTGGACTGATGATGATATATGGGTATATATTCGCCGTTACAATCTCCCATATTCAAGTTTATATGATATGGGGTGGACGGATTCGGAGGGTAAGTTTCATAAAATTAAACGTAATGGCTGCATGGGTTGCGGTACAGACCTGCTCTATCCAAACAATCACATGGCAATGCTCCGAAGAACACATAACAAGCAATGGCAGGTTTTCATGAGAAAAGGTATGGCCGATGAAATCCGAAAGCTTCAGGTCGCAAAAAGAAATGGGTTGTTGAGCCTATTTGACGTGTTTGAGACAACAGAAGAGCTACTGGATACCAGACCGTGCATCTTTGACAGGATAGACAAGCTAGTTCTTAAGGATACAACATGGGTTGAGGAAGAAACAGACTTTGACCCTGATATAGACGAGGAGGGGTAA
- a CDS encoding DNA cytosine methyltransferase — protein MNLTNNQMELYAVAFCCGVGGQTLGLQQSENEYKGIKGNFKMLAGYDNDAVACKNYERVTGSKAVCEDLFTREQFILFHGKEPPPGWEELKASKVREQCGKTPDVVVMSPPCKGFSRLLPKKTAQLPKYQALNQLPERVFDLVLEAWFDDLPAILLMENVPGIRDKDRGRDVLKKIKTKLALRGYVFHEDLYDCGEWGGLGQHRVRYLLIARLPSKVPDFVFQPPKLLMKSIGDILGPLPMPGDIEKGGKMHRIPNLAWRTWERLSLIPAGKDWRALENFGREQWKGAWRIVPWDEAANAVTSSTKGVGQSTGVSAVADPRKWSGAGNYGVMDWNEPAKTITASGDIHAGAAAVADPRIPGPDDRGIYIIIAADGTWHRPITTYEMAMLQGAPRTMRDGTPFELIDCSDGKAREYIGNMVPVQTATAIGNVLLETLMPNLIGDVHYGFSNFKIWVKGKFDEVRRYLNEDCN, from the coding sequence ATGAATTTAACAAATAATCAAATGGAATTATATGCAGTTGCGTTTTGTTGCGGGGTGGGAGGTCAGACACTTGGACTTCAACAATCAGAAAATGAATACAAAGGAATTAAGGGCAATTTTAAAATGCTAGCCGGATATGACAACGATGCCGTGGCTTGTAAAAACTATGAACGGGTTACTGGAAGTAAGGCGGTATGTGAAGACCTATTCACTCGGGAGCAATTCATATTATTTCACGGTAAGGAGCCACCACCTGGATGGGAGGAATTAAAAGCTTCAAAGGTACGGGAACAATGCGGAAAAACTCCGGATGTTGTGGTGATGAGCCCACCGTGCAAAGGATTCAGCAGGCTACTCCCAAAAAAGACAGCCCAGCTACCAAAATATCAGGCATTAAATCAGTTGCCAGAAAGAGTCTTTGACTTGGTGCTAGAAGCATGGTTCGATGATTTGCCAGCTATACTCCTTATGGAGAATGTTCCGGGAATCAGAGATAAAGACCGAGGACGAGATGTTCTTAAGAAGATAAAAACTAAGCTGGCACTACGGGGTTATGTATTCCATGAAGACTTATACGATTGTGGCGAATGGGGTGGCCTGGGGCAACACAGAGTAAGATATCTTTTAATTGCACGTCTGCCAAGTAAGGTTCCTGATTTTGTATTCCAGCCTCCGAAGCTTTTAATGAAATCAATAGGAGATATTCTTGGACCATTACCAATGCCGGGGGATATTGAAAAAGGTGGCAAGATGCATAGAATCCCCAATCTAGCATGGAGAACATGGGAACGGTTGTCACTCATTCCGGCCGGGAAGGATTGGAGAGCTCTTGAGAATTTTGGTAGAGAGCAATGGAAAGGTGCATGGCGTATAGTTCCTTGGGACGAAGCAGCAAACGCTGTGACATCATCTACTAAAGGTGTAGGACAGAGCACAGGAGTTTCAGCTGTAGCAGACCCTCGTAAATGGTCAGGAGCAGGTAACTACGGCGTAATGGATTGGAATGAACCAGCAAAAACTATCACAGCCAGCGGGGATATACACGCAGGAGCAGCTGCGGTGGCAGACCCGAGAATCCCAGGACCAGATGACAGAGGTATCTACATAATTATTGCAGCAGATGGCACATGGCATAGACCTATCACTACTTATGAAATGGCCATGCTGCAAGGAGCTCCACGAACAATGAGGGATGGCACACCGTTCGAACTAATTGACTGTAGTGATGGAAAGGCAAGGGAATATATCGGTAACATGGTACCAGTTCAGACGGCTACAGCCATAGGAAATGTGCTTCTGGAAACTTTGATGCCTAACCTTATTGGTGATGTGCACTATGGATTTTCAAACTTTAAGATTTGGGTAAAAGGTAAATTTGATGAGGTCAGGAGGTACTTAAATGAAGATTGCAATTGA
- a CDS encoding 3D domain-containing protein, with protein sequence MKLKDILIVVVLVLMLVLIGKYNNLAIENQDSIISMNQRIDALQQKIEVLPSIHTDISTIQEEIHSLSNQIESNRRELDNKISRGSVDVRRMRVTAYDLSVESCGKLPSHPEYGITTSGEPVKEWYTVAAGPELPFGTKVYIPHFKDKPNGGMFVVEDRGGAIKRNCIDVYMADGKACEAFGVKMLDVYVLGVEVNE encoded by the coding sequence TTGAAGTTAAAGGATATATTAATAGTAGTAGTTCTTGTGTTAATGCTCGTTTTGATAGGAAAGTATAACAACTTAGCAATTGAGAACCAAGACAGCATAATATCAATGAATCAGAGAATAGATGCATTACAGCAGAAAATTGAAGTATTACCGTCCATACACACCGACATTTCGACTATTCAGGAAGAAATACACTCTTTATCCAATCAAATTGAATCCAATCGTAGAGAACTTGATAACAAAATATCCCGTGGCAGCGTAGATGTGAGGAGAATGAGGGTAACGGCATACGATTTATCCGTGGAATCCTGTGGTAAGCTTCCGAGTCATCCAGAATACGGAATTACAACATCAGGCGAACCAGTGAAGGAGTGGTACACAGTAGCAGCTGGACCAGAGTTGCCATTCGGAACCAAAGTGTACATACCTCATTTTAAGGACAAGCCTAATGGCGGTATGTTTGTAGTCGAGGACAGGGGTGGAGCAATCAAACGGAACTGCATTGATGTTTATATGGCAGACGGAAAAGCTTGCGAAGCATTTGGGGTAAAAATGCTGGATGTATATGTTTTAGGGGTGGAAGTTAATGAATGA
- a CDS encoding DnaD domain-containing protein yields the protein MARRRYISTEISIDKAVNKLAIEYGDFAALLYTWMIPHAEDTCFITADPYEIFNKVIPARRDKTEEDIQHAVDGMIKLGLVQLSDNGKMLSFPPESFYKYQTYIPEKKRRTSAKNTDHHRQSQKSTEEHRNPSPSPIPTYTPNPIEEEEEGRSKVGEVFKFFNQNINPITPFQVEILSQAIDIDGLEPELILEVLKDSMGKREKWSWINRVLGNCSRDGVKTLTQYNYQKTIKDEAKKSRDAPKQTKTVSFADLAKEMQENDNAGNSSYYDDS from the coding sequence ATGGCAAGACGCAGATACATCTCAACAGAAATTTCAATTGATAAAGCCGTCAATAAATTGGCGATAGAATATGGAGATTTTGCAGCACTGCTATACACTTGGATGATTCCACATGCTGAGGATACATGCTTTATAACTGCAGATCCATATGAGATTTTTAACAAGGTAATTCCGGCAAGAAGAGACAAAACGGAAGAAGATATTCAGCATGCTGTTGATGGGATGATAAAACTTGGCCTTGTCCAATTATCAGATAACGGTAAGATGCTAAGCTTTCCACCAGAATCCTTCTATAAGTACCAGACATACATCCCGGAAAAGAAACGCCGTACATCAGCGAAAAACACCGACCATCACCGACAATCACAGAAAAGTACCGAAGAACACCGTAATCCTTCACCTTCTCCTATACCTACATATACACCTAACCCAATAGAAGAAGAGGAGGAAGGACGGTCAAAAGTGGGTGAAGTCTTTAAGTTCTTCAATCAAAACATTAACCCTATAACACCGTTTCAGGTTGAGATATTATCTCAAGCTATAGATATTGATGGCCTAGAACCAGAATTAATTCTTGAAGTTCTCAAAGACAGCATGGGCAAGCGGGAAAAGTGGAGTTGGATTAATCGTGTTTTGGGTAACTGTTCTCGTGACGGAGTTAAGACACTTACACAGTACAATTATCAGAAAACAATTAAGGATGAAGCTAAGAAAAGCAGAGATGCGCCAAAACAAACTAAGACAGTCAGTTTTGCAGATTTAGCAAAGGAGATGCAAGAGAATGACAATGCAGGAAACAGCAGCTATTATGACGATTCTTGA
- a CDS encoding YqaJ viral recombinase family protein — protein sequence MNTETIMKNVNILADVNTLTNEDWLKIRKTGVGGSEIAALFGKSNYASPLSVYMDKMSNQINEIENEFIEWGKTLEPIIREKFPKKFWSTTGYQIDVEEFSYMMQSKENPYMLANIDGLLAPINDYKFNVQVAEGEWEECFIPAGQLGGLEIKTGSGFTAKNWRENTLPDNYFLQTQHYMAVTGLPYFFVVALIDKHLLWRYIPRNEEIIAIIKNRVHEFWTENILKKNPPAPIGSEVDTGILKSMYPQELKDKALNLDHMADKRIRYKELSEEIKGLQKEQEAIKQEFMSAMGDAELAFVGDKKISWKMQAGSTYTVTRKPQRVLRIG from the coding sequence ATGAACACTGAAACAATAATGAAAAATGTCAACATTCTTGCTGATGTCAACACTCTCACAAATGAAGATTGGCTTAAAATCCGTAAAACAGGTGTTGGTGGCAGTGAGATAGCTGCGCTGTTTGGAAAAAGCAATTACGCAAGTCCGCTTTCTGTTTACATGGACAAGATGTCAAATCAAATTAACGAAATTGAGAACGAGTTTATTGAATGGGGGAAGACACTGGAACCAATCATTCGTGAGAAGTTCCCTAAAAAATTCTGGAGCACAACCGGTTATCAAATTGATGTTGAAGAGTTTTCATACATGATGCAATCAAAAGAAAACCCTTACATGCTTGCAAATATCGACGGACTCTTAGCACCAATAAATGATTATAAATTTAATGTTCAGGTGGCAGAAGGCGAATGGGAAGAATGCTTCATACCAGCTGGACAATTAGGTGGACTTGAAATTAAAACAGGTTCCGGCTTTACTGCTAAAAACTGGAGGGAGAACACGTTGCCTGATAACTATTTCCTTCAAACTCAACACTACATGGCTGTTACTGGATTACCGTACTTCTTTGTTGTAGCTTTGATAGACAAGCATCTTTTATGGAGATACATTCCTCGAAATGAAGAAATAATTGCAATAATTAAGAACCGAGTACATGAGTTCTGGACAGAGAACATTCTAAAAAAGAATCCCCCCGCTCCAATAGGAAGTGAAGTGGATACTGGTATATTGAAATCCATGTATCCTCAGGAACTTAAAGATAAAGCTTTGAATCTTGACCATATGGCTGACAAAAGAATCCGTTACAAAGAACTTTCGGAGGAAATCAAGGGGTTGCAGAAAGAACAAGAGGCCATAAAACAGGAATTTATGTCTGCAATGGGTGATGCAGAATTGGCTTTCGTTGGAGACAAAAAGATATCTTGGAAAATGCAGGCTGGAAGTACATACACGGTTACCAGAAAGCCGCAAAGAGTGCTGAGGATAGGATAG
- the dnaN gene encoding DNA polymerase III subunit beta, translating to MKIAIDKSTLVQALDTVTKAVPTAGKVIQPMLECILFEAKDGTLKLVKNNLESTIEYPIECEVISPGSAIVNAKMVCDIARKMPDEELDIIVEDKKMNLEAGKAVMKMAVIDSDYPGIPDITSKISFEVAKKLFVDAINGVAFAVYEGEEKPTLTGIKINIEDGKAEFVAIDGYMVAWQSFKIDAPEADTLLCGKSLENVSKSITGEGMVNIDLSDNFALITTDNIKVSVRVVEGTYMNYKRYAPSKFKTEVRINTKELTQSLERAMLVFESGAKGVISEPLKITSKADSIRLEMKSEKGSFDEEIFCNVFGEDVKIGLDPRKLITCLKHVTDKEIILGFSGEIAPAFIMPVEGENYRYMILPVRTK from the coding sequence ATGAAGATTGCAATTGATAAAAGCACACTTGTTCAAGCTTTAGATACAGTAACAAAAGCAGTTCCGACAGCCGGAAAGGTTATTCAACCAATGTTGGAATGCATACTGTTTGAAGCTAAAGATGGAACGCTAAAACTTGTTAAAAATAATTTAGAATCGACAATCGAATATCCAATAGAATGTGAGGTAATAAGTCCAGGCAGTGCGATAGTGAATGCGAAAATGGTATGTGATATCGCACGAAAGATGCCTGACGAAGAGTTGGACATAATTGTTGAAGACAAGAAAATGAACTTAGAAGCTGGCAAAGCTGTTATGAAGATGGCAGTTATAGATTCTGATTATCCGGGAATACCTGACATTACAAGTAAAATCAGTTTTGAAGTTGCTAAAAAACTATTTGTTGATGCGATTAATGGTGTAGCTTTTGCTGTGTATGAGGGAGAAGAAAAACCTACTCTTACCGGCATAAAAATCAATATTGAAGATGGAAAAGCTGAATTTGTTGCCATTGATGGATATATGGTTGCATGGCAATCATTTAAGATTGATGCACCAGAGGCAGATACTCTTCTATGCGGCAAATCCCTTGAGAATGTTTCAAAATCTATAACTGGTGAGGGTATGGTAAATATTGATTTATCAGATAACTTTGCACTGATAACCACAGACAACATCAAAGTATCTGTACGAGTAGTTGAAGGTACATATATGAATTATAAGAGATATGCACCTTCTAAGTTCAAAACAGAGGTTCGAATTAATACAAAGGAGCTAACACAATCTCTAGAAAGAGCAATGTTGGTTTTTGAATCTGGAGCAAAGGGTGTAATAAGTGAACCACTCAAGATAACTTCCAAAGCTGATTCGATAAGATTAGAAATGAAAAGCGAAAAAGGTTCATTTGATGAAGAGATTTTCTGTAATGTATTCGGAGAAGATGTAAAGATTGGTCTTGACCCGAGAAAGCTTATAACTTGCCTGAAACATGTCACTGATAAAGAAATTATCCTAGGTTTTTCCGGTGAAATCGCTCCTGCGTTCATAATGCCGGTTGAAGGTGAAAACTACAGATATATGATTCTGCCAGTCAGAACAAAATAG
- a CDS encoding recombinase RecT, which produces MALAGKGNEELKNQLMHNQNAIQKAPTVKSLLALPEYKNRFTDILKDKAPQFISSIINVSRGMDAEPKSIIMAAAVAATLDLPIDKNLGYAWIVPFKEKGVSVAQFQMGYKGYVQLALRTGQYKGIGAVPVYAGEVKYYDELLGIFEYEPRDDVKPDEKPIGYVAKFALLNGFEKALYWTKERVEKHAKKYSQTYKRGYGRWVEDFDSMALKTVIKTLLSKWGILSVEMQKAQVADGGVIKNEDVTNPDSVEYPDNSDAIEVEYTTEVESSGDKPEFLQGE; this is translated from the coding sequence ATGGCATTAGCAGGTAAAGGAAATGAAGAATTGAAAAATCAACTAATGCATAATCAAAATGCAATTCAAAAGGCACCAACAGTAAAATCACTGTTGGCATTGCCTGAATATAAGAACAGGTTTACAGATATCTTAAAGGATAAGGCACCTCAATTTATATCAAGCATTATAAATGTCTCAAGGGGGATGGATGCAGAACCTAAATCTATTATTATGGCCGCCGCTGTGGCTGCAACATTAGATTTGCCCATTGATAAAAACCTTGGTTATGCATGGATTGTTCCGTTTAAAGAAAAGGGTGTGTCAGTAGCTCAGTTCCAAATGGGTTACAAGGGATATGTACAATTGGCATTAAGGACCGGACAGTATAAAGGGATTGGAGCGGTACCGGTATACGCTGGTGAAGTGAAATACTATGATGAACTGCTCGGCATATTTGAATACGAACCTAGAGACGATGTCAAACCAGACGAAAAGCCTATAGGGTATGTCGCAAAATTTGCTCTTTTAAATGGATTTGAAAAGGCATTGTACTGGACAAAGGAAAGAGTAGAAAAACATGCAAAGAAATATAGTCAGACTTATAAAAGAGGCTATGGCAGGTGGGTTGAAGATTTCGATTCAATGGCTTTAAAAACTGTAATAAAGACACTTCTTTCTAAGTGGGGAATTCTCTCAGTTGAGATGCAAAAGGCTCAAGTTGCTGATGGTGGAGTTATCAAGAATGAGGACGTTACAAATCCAGATTCAGTTGAGTATCCTGATAACTCTGATGCAATTGAAGTGGAATACACAACAGAAGTTGAGTCTTCTGGTGACAAGCCTGAATTCCTTCAAGGTGAATAA